The proteins below come from a single Roseiflexus sp. RS-1 genomic window:
- a CDS encoding ATP-binding protein produces MDVQERAIADLLTQPEDRHLAFVRANTRPGDLAQTLAAMANGSGGTVVIGMRGRQVEGVADADAARTMVLDAALACTPPLVLPLPAVVTCNGATLLVVTVPSGLPHVYSVNGTYLRREGPTNAPLPPDMLRHLLIERGETSWDRMTPANATLADLDPDKIAAYARRVGPIAEADPLAFLVRRGCLVQRTDPAKGTPDLIPTNAGLLLFGIEVERWFPQAEVTLVRYQGREMSDEFLREDIRDTLPETARRAERWIVEHMRRGSRMVGLEREDWTQFPLGAVREALINALAHRDYTIRGDSIRIMLFSDRLECYSPGRLPGHVTVHNLVDERFSRNETLVQALADLGLIERLGYGIDRMLRQMADAGLPPPEFRETAAGFMVTLYGHTGDDRADAGGADVAAWRRMGLNERQIAALLFLAAHQRITNRDMQELTPDVSAETLRRDLADLVERGLLLRVGDKRGAYYILK; encoded by the coding sequence ATGGATGTTCAGGAACGGGCAATCGCCGATCTGCTCACGCAACCGGAGGATCGGCATCTGGCGTTCGTGCGGGCGAATACGCGCCCCGGTGACCTGGCACAGACGCTGGCGGCAATGGCGAATGGTTCAGGCGGAACGGTGGTCATCGGTATGCGCGGGCGACAGGTGGAAGGGGTGGCAGACGCCGATGCCGCACGCACGATGGTGCTCGACGCAGCGCTGGCATGCACGCCGCCGCTGGTGCTGCCCCTGCCAGCGGTTGTCACCTGTAACGGTGCAACGCTGCTGGTGGTTACCGTTCCTTCAGGGCTGCCGCATGTCTACAGCGTCAATGGAACCTATCTACGACGAGAAGGTCCCACGAATGCGCCACTTCCTCCTGATATGCTGCGACACCTTTTGATCGAACGTGGTGAAACCAGTTGGGATCGGATGACCCCGGCAAACGCGACCCTCGCCGATCTCGACCCGGACAAGATCGCGGCATATGCGCGTCGTGTCGGTCCAATCGCCGAAGCCGACCCGCTTGCCTTCCTGGTGCGACGTGGTTGCCTGGTGCAACGGACCGATCCGGCGAAGGGGACGCCTGACCTGATCCCAACCAATGCCGGTCTACTTCTCTTTGGCATCGAGGTCGAGCGCTGGTTTCCGCAGGCGGAAGTGACGCTGGTGCGCTACCAGGGGCGCGAGATGAGCGATGAGTTCCTGCGTGAAGACATCCGCGACACGCTGCCCGAGACGGCGCGCCGCGCCGAGCGCTGGATCGTTGAGCATATGCGGCGCGGCAGTCGGATGGTCGGGCTGGAACGGGAGGACTGGACGCAGTTTCCGCTGGGGGCGGTGCGCGAGGCGCTGATCAATGCACTGGCGCACCGCGATTACACCATCCGCGGCGACTCCATCCGGATCATGCTGTTCAGCGACCGTCTGGAATGCTATTCGCCGGGGCGACTGCCGGGGCACGTCACAGTGCACAACCTGGTCGACGAGCGCTTCAGTCGCAACGAAACGCTGGTGCAGGCGCTGGCGGACCTGGGGTTGATCGAACGTCTCGGCTATGGTATCGACCGCATGCTGCGCCAGATGGCGGACGCCGGGCTGCCGCCGCCGGAGTTCCGCGAAACTGCCGCCGGGTTTATGGTGACGCTGTATGGGCATACCGGAGATGACCGCGCCGATGCAGGCGGCGCCGATGTCGCCGCCTGGCGGCGCATGGGGCTCAACGAGCGACAGATCGCGGCGCTGCTGTTCCTTGCGGCGCATCAACGCATTACCAACCGCGACATGCAGGAACTGACGCCTGATGTTTCTGCTGAAACGTTGCGGCGCGACCTGGCCGACCTCGTCGAACGCGGGTTGCTGCTGCGCGTCGGCGACAAGCGCGGCGCATACTACATTCTCAAATGA
- a CDS encoding esterase family protein: MQREYYCWWSPRLQRDMEMLIIGHAGARALVFPTRTGRFYDYENWGLVEALRPSIEQGFLQLYCVDSIDRESLYAFHRPPHERIARHVQYESYILEEVLSFSRQLNPNPFVIAHGCSLGAYHAVNIAFRHPHLFSKVVALSGRYDLTVAIGSFRALFDGYYDETIYFHTPCHFIPRLEDPAILAHLRRMEITLVIGEEDPFIWTNRALSAALWEKDIPHTLHIWQGEAHRIEHWREMVRHYL; encoded by the coding sequence GTGCAACGAGAGTATTACTGCTGGTGGAGTCCCCGCTTGCAGCGGGATATGGAGATGCTGATCATCGGACATGCAGGGGCGCGGGCGCTGGTCTTTCCAACCCGCACAGGACGGTTCTACGATTACGAAAACTGGGGATTGGTCGAGGCGTTACGTCCATCGATCGAACAGGGATTCCTGCAACTCTACTGTGTCGATAGCATTGATCGCGAAAGTCTGTATGCTTTTCACCGACCGCCGCACGAGCGCATTGCGCGCCACGTGCAGTACGAATCGTACATACTCGAAGAGGTCTTGTCGTTCTCACGACAACTCAATCCCAACCCTTTCGTTATTGCGCACGGGTGCAGTCTGGGCGCCTACCATGCCGTCAATATCGCTTTCCGCCACCCGCACCTGTTCAGTAAAGTCGTTGCACTGAGCGGGCGATACGATCTGACGGTCGCCATCGGCTCGTTTCGTGCGCTTTTCGACGGCTACTACGACGAAACGATCTATTTTCACACCCCCTGTCACTTCATCCCGCGCCTTGAGGATCCCGCCATCCTGGCGCATCTGCGGCGCATGGAGATCACCCTGGTCATTGGCGAGGAGGACCCGTTTATCTGGACGAATCGCGCCCTCAGCGCGGCGCTGTGGGAGAAGGATATTCCACACACGCTCCATATCTGGCAGGGCGAAGCGCACCGCATCGAGCACTGGCGCGAGATGGTGCGACATTATCTGTGA
- a CDS encoding metal-binding protein, which produces MPDTRTHDIITVATGALLAPAAYVLLESGGRDDAAAGAAVLTGAHLISGLLFSPDLDIDSAIDNRWGFFFWIWRPYMWIIPHRHFWSHSLVLAPLLRLVYFYLVTLLIVVWGAWILGRIGVGVPDLHAQASAWLFDAMRRNPDMVRLFIFGFISGSAAHTIADWLVTGGKRYMRMAGIRLRRDYRNHDLK; this is translated from the coding sequence ATGCCAGACACGCGAACGCACGACATCATCACTGTTGCGACCGGCGCTCTTCTGGCGCCTGCCGCCTATGTCCTGCTGGAGTCGGGCGGTCGTGACGATGCGGCGGCTGGCGCAGCCGTGCTGACCGGCGCTCACCTGATCTCCGGTCTCCTCTTTTCTCCCGATCTCGACATTGACTCGGCCATCGACAATCGCTGGGGTTTCTTCTTCTGGATATGGCGCCCGTACATGTGGATTATTCCGCACCGTCACTTCTGGAGTCACAGCCTGGTTCTCGCGCCGCTGCTGCGCCTGGTCTATTTCTATCTTGTCACGCTGCTGATCGTCGTGTGGGGGGCGTGGATCCTGGGGAGGATCGGTGTTGGTGTTCCCGATCTGCACGCGCAGGCATCGGCGTGGCTCTTCGACGCGATGCGGCGCAACCCGGATATGGTGCGCCTGTTCATTTTCGGTTTCATCAGTGGAAGTGCGGCGCACACCATCGCCGACTGGCTTGTGACCGGGGGAAAGCGCTATATGCGCATGGCAGGCATTCGCCTGCGCCGCGACTATCGCAACCACGATCTAAAATAG
- a CDS encoding TolB family protein: MRFFATIVLSTALTLLLAACGGAPPPPAALPTSLPETPTAAPSPTPIPLPTALPSPTPEAAQPQPTSLPEPTPLPSSSPAPATVTPLPTPETATASPLPPTPSRPSEGSFTGALIFLRDGALWLFDANGERLLVDRAYEFASSADGNLIAVTRETDQFDIWIVSRDGSALRRITNDRDIESSLSWAPDGSALVFAAADASEPLPQLWPDWALWCGASQVSVIDLASGQRQTLARGCDPAVSPDGRRIAYSAPPTARDTGMAGGAPVFGNALRLINRRGENGWNFASADGADAPLPNTGMLVYGPAWSPDGASVTYHRYLGMQVEVDINLSEIGGSFEGKGRPFAEGAGWLLPVRFASDGRRAAIIEHNYSDARGFGGYDAWSVQVVTFDGSRTVDLPQGPMTMIGGSATRLPRAASAAWSPDGTRLAVLLPPGWRPDASLNEPFDPTGAERPGEVWLWQPDAAPSVRLISNVDFASPLAWLP; the protein is encoded by the coding sequence ATGCGCTTCTTCGCAACCATCGTCCTGTCTACCGCCCTCACCTTACTGCTGGCAGCATGCGGCGGTGCGCCACCCCCGCCAGCTGCGCTTCCCACGTCGCTGCCGGAAACGCCGACTGCGGCGCCTTCGCCGACGCCGATTCCCCTCCCCACAGCGCTCCCGTCGCCGACGCCGGAAGCGGCGCAGCCGCAACCAACGAGCCTGCCTGAACCGACGCCGCTTCCGTCCTCGTCTCCTGCGCCAGCGACGGTCACGCCGCTCCCGACGCCCGAAACGGCGACTGCTTCACCGCTTCCGCCCACGCCATCACGTCCGTCGGAAGGGTCGTTTACCGGCGCGCTGATCTTCCTGCGTGATGGTGCGCTCTGGCTCTTCGATGCGAATGGTGAGCGCCTGCTTGTTGATCGGGCATACGAGTTCGCTTCTAGCGCTGATGGCAATCTGATCGCAGTCACGCGCGAAACCGATCAGTTCGATATCTGGATCGTGTCGCGTGATGGCAGCGCACTCCGGCGGATCACCAATGATCGTGATATCGAGTCCTCGCTTTCCTGGGCGCCCGATGGGTCGGCGCTGGTTTTTGCCGCTGCCGATGCCAGCGAACCATTGCCGCAACTCTGGCCCGATTGGGCGTTGTGGTGCGGTGCAAGCCAGGTCTCTGTCATTGATCTCGCCAGCGGGCAGCGTCAGACGCTTGCGCGCGGCTGCGACCCGGCAGTGTCGCCCGATGGTCGACGCATTGCATACAGCGCACCTCCGACTGCTCGTGATACGGGAATGGCGGGGGGAGCGCCGGTGTTCGGGAATGCCCTGCGCCTGATCAATCGGCGCGGTGAGAATGGCTGGAACTTTGCCAGTGCCGATGGCGCCGATGCTCCGCTGCCCAACACCGGCATGCTGGTCTACGGACCCGCCTGGTCGCCCGATGGCGCATCGGTGACCTACCATCGGTATCTCGGCATGCAGGTCGAAGTCGATATTAATCTGAGCGAGATCGGCGGGTCGTTTGAGGGCAAGGGGCGTCCATTCGCCGAGGGAGCAGGATGGTTGTTGCCGGTGCGCTTTGCGTCGGATGGACGGCGCGCGGCGATTATTGAACATAACTACAGCGATGCGCGCGGGTTTGGCGGCTATGATGCCTGGTCGGTGCAGGTGGTGACATTCGATGGCTCGCGTACCGTCGATCTTCCCCAGGGTCCAATGACAATGATTGGCGGCAGTGCGACGCGCCTGCCGCGCGCCGCCAGCGCCGCCTGGTCACCCGATGGGACGCGCCTGGCTGTCCTGCTTCCACCCGGATGGCGGCCCGATGCGTCGCTGAATGAGCCGTTCGATCCGACAGGCGCAGAACGTCCGGGTGAGGTGTGGTTGTGGCAACCCGACGCAGCTCCGTCAGTTCGTCTCATCAGCAACGTTGACTTTGCCTCGCCGCTCGCCTGGTTGCCTTAG
- a CDS encoding SGNH/GDSL hydrolase family protein, which produces MALEWYEDEVRQIEQLHEQAPPQPGAVVFYGSSSLRLWTTLSDDMAPWPVVNRAFGGSTLAACVHFFDRLVPPCAPRAIVLYAGDNDLGDGRTPDDVVRSLRAMLARIDASLGPIPVAYMSIKPSLARWNLRERIKRVNAEARLLMEQRPAGYYVDVYTPMLGADGRPRAELFDADGLHLSSAGYRLWRDVLRPYVAILAGAEKDR; this is translated from the coding sequence GTGGCATTGGAGTGGTACGAAGATGAGGTTCGTCAGATTGAACAGTTGCACGAACAGGCGCCGCCGCAGCCGGGGGCGGTTGTGTTCTACGGCAGTTCATCGCTGCGCCTGTGGACGACGTTGAGCGACGATATGGCGCCGTGGCCCGTGGTCAATCGCGCCTTTGGCGGTTCCACGCTTGCAGCATGCGTTCACTTCTTTGATCGACTCGTCCCGCCGTGCGCACCCCGTGCAATTGTGCTATACGCCGGAGATAACGATCTTGGCGATGGACGAACACCCGACGATGTGGTGCGGTCGCTGCGCGCCATGCTCGCCAGGATCGACGCATCGCTTGGACCTATCCCCGTAGCATACATGTCGATCAAGCCAAGCCTGGCGCGCTGGAATCTGCGCGAGAGGATAAAACGCGTCAACGCCGAAGCGCGCCTCCTTATGGAGCAGCGTCCTGCCGGATATTATGTCGATGTCTATACACCCATGCTGGGCGCGGATGGACGACCGCGCGCAGAACTGTTCGATGCAGACGGCTTACATCTGAGTTCCGCGGGGTACCGGTTGTGGCGCGACGTTCTGCGCCCATATGTCGCCATACTCGCGGGCGCGGAGAAGGATCGATGA
- the sixA gene encoding phosphohistidine phosphatase SixA: MDLYLLRHAIAEERSNDGSDSARALTPEGAEKMRIGARGLQRLGVHLDRLLTSPLTRARETADIVGAALNIAPETVGALAPGCNAATLLDLLADMPRAKSVMIVGHEPDLSGIVADLTGGSRVVMKKGGLALIDLSSLDLGAGSLLWVLPPRVLRALGK; the protein is encoded by the coding sequence ATGGACCTCTATCTGCTCCGCCACGCAATTGCGGAAGAACGCTCAAACGACGGCAGCGACTCGGCACGCGCCTTGACCCCCGAAGGGGCTGAAAAGATGCGCATTGGCGCACGTGGACTTCAGCGACTTGGCGTGCATCTCGACCGGTTGCTGACCAGTCCGCTGACCCGCGCCCGTGAAACTGCCGATATCGTTGGCGCAGCGCTGAACATCGCTCCTGAAACGGTTGGCGCACTGGCGCCGGGATGCAATGCGGCGACGTTACTCGACCTGCTGGCGGATATGCCCCGCGCGAAGAGCGTTATGATCGTCGGGCATGAACCAGACCTCAGCGGCATCGTCGCCGACCTGACAGGCGGTAGTCGGGTCGTGATGAAGAAGGGCGGTCTGGCGCTGATCGACCTCTCATCACTCGATCTCGGCGCTGGATCGCTGCTGTGGGTGTTGCCGCCGCGTGTGTTGCGGGCGCTTGGAAAATAG
- a CDS encoding LON peptidase substrate-binding domain-containing protein gives MTDAHDAFPDELPLLPLRGMVVFPPCVVPVAVSRPASIRLVDEAVASGSLVVVSAQRDDDPAQWYAVGASALVHRLVRLHDGTLRIALQAFDRVVIDGVTQQEPYLRVQAHRLPDRLDNPDMTTHMHEALARARELLNALPPNEELRAQLESTDDPRHLAALMASMLLVRATLAERQELLELTDVGERLARIGALLAQELAILRGHLRM, from the coding sequence GTGACCGACGCTCACGATGCTTTTCCTGATGAATTGCCGCTCCTGCCATTGCGTGGCATGGTGGTCTTTCCGCCATGCGTCGTGCCGGTCGCCGTAAGTCGTCCGGCATCGATCCGCCTGGTGGACGAGGCAGTCGCATCAGGCAGTCTGGTCGTGGTCAGCGCGCAGCGCGACGATGACCCCGCGCAGTGGTATGCTGTCGGTGCGTCGGCGCTGGTGCATCGCCTGGTGCGCCTGCACGACGGAACGCTCCGTATTGCGCTCCAGGCATTTGATCGCGTCGTCATTGATGGGGTGACGCAGCAGGAACCGTACCTGCGCGTGCAGGCGCACCGTTTGCCGGATCGTCTCGATAACCCCGATATGACCACCCATATGCATGAGGCGCTGGCGCGGGCGCGTGAACTGCTCAACGCGCTGCCACCCAACGAGGAGTTGCGCGCTCAACTGGAATCCACCGATGATCCGCGGCATCTTGCAGCGTTGATGGCGTCGATGCTGCTGGTGCGCGCCACCCTTGCCGAACGCCAGGAACTGCTGGAACTGACCGACGTGGGTGAGCGTCTGGCGCGGATAGGCGCATTGCTGGCGCAGGAACTGGCGATCCTGCGCGGTCATTTGAGAATGTAG
- a CDS encoding VOC family protein, producing MKPPSFDQFVTFMYVRDLHISAAFYENLLGLPLALDQGSCRIYRVAGDAFLGICQRSDAGDPSPSRALILTLVTHDVDEWHRYLAERGVVVEKPPQYNPVYNIYHCFLRDPDGYLVEIQRFLDPAWPAGMGKQ from the coding sequence ATGAAACCGCCATCGTTCGATCAGTTTGTGACATTCATGTACGTTCGCGATCTGCACATCAGCGCCGCATTCTACGAGAACCTGCTCGGTTTGCCGCTGGCGCTCGATCAGGGTTCCTGTCGCATCTACCGCGTTGCTGGCGATGCTTTTCTTGGGATCTGTCAACGGAGCGACGCTGGTGATCCATCGCCTTCCCGTGCGCTTATCCTGACCCTGGTGACGCACGATGTTGACGAATGGCATCGCTATCTGGCGGAGCGCGGCGTTGTTGTAGAAAAACCTCCTCAGTACAATCCTGTCTACAATATCTACCACTGCTTTCTGCGCGATCCGGATGGCTACCTGGTCGAGATTCAGCGGTTTCTCGATCCGGCATGGCCCGCTGGCATGGGAAAGCAATGA